Proteins from a single region of Nitrospirota bacterium:
- a CDS encoding molybdopterin biosynthesis protein produces the protein MKRSIYIDSIALDEAQNKWSKAIKEKGLDHPLGSELISTTIACGAITAEALPAKCSSPSFHSSAMDGYAVRFEETFGAKETNPLLLKVPDAAVYINTGEPIPETFNAVIMIEDINMVTNDNEDFIEIIAPVTPYKNVRVTGEDIVATELILPENHRIRPMDVGALLAGGYTEVPVRKKPVVAIIPTGNELVPPDVIPAHGQVVDSNSVMIKAMTEELGALGVRYDIVRDNLSELKAAILKGVEETDIVLVIAGSSAGKRDFTKLALAELGEVIVHGVNIKPGRPLLLGFANGKPVIGIPGFPVSTYITFNLFVKPMILTWLGASENAVDSITAVNSRNISSTIGQEEFVRVKVGMVSEEFIATPLSRGAGSLMSLVRADGILRIPAMSEGVGAGTKVDIELITTVSEIMDTIVCIGSHDNTLDVLFNLLRKRSTGYSLSSAHVGSMGGIMAIKRGEAHIAGTHLLDEASATYNVPFIERFLAGEDVILINLVHREQGLIVKRGNPKGITAISDLKRPDITFINRQAGTGTRLLTDKCLIEAGISADMLKGYDRIEYTHMAVASAVASGVADTGMGILSAAVALNLDFIPVTQERYDFLMKKESYKLPMVEELLDIIRNDAQFREITTKMGGYDMSQTGKVMYCNF, from the coding sequence ATGAAAAGAAGCATCTATATTGACAGTATTGCGCTTGATGAGGCTCAAAATAAATGGTCAAAAGCTATTAAAGAAAAAGGGCTTGACCACCCTCTGGGTTCAGAACTCATAAGTACAACTATTGCCTGTGGTGCTATTACTGCGGAGGCGCTTCCAGCTAAATGTTCGTCCCCCTCTTTTCACTCCTCAGCAATGGATGGCTATGCGGTAAGATTTGAGGAAACATTTGGCGCCAAAGAAACTAATCCCTTACTATTAAAAGTACCCGATGCGGCAGTCTATATAAACACCGGAGAGCCGATTCCAGAGACATTTAACGCTGTTATCATGATTGAGGACATAAACATGGTAACTAATGACAATGAGGACTTTATCGAGATAATCGCTCCTGTAACGCCTTATAAAAATGTAAGAGTGACAGGTGAGGACATTGTGGCAACGGAGCTAATACTGCCTGAAAACCACCGGATACGGCCAATGGATGTTGGAGCGCTGCTTGCGGGGGGTTACACAGAGGTTCCTGTGCGAAAGAAACCAGTCGTAGCCATAATCCCTACCGGTAACGAACTTGTGCCCCCGGATGTTATCCCTGCGCATGGACAGGTGGTGGATTCCAATTCGGTTATGATAAAGGCGATGACAGAGGAGCTTGGCGCTCTCGGTGTGCGATATGACATAGTGCGGGATAACCTATCAGAGCTTAAAGCCGCAATTCTGAAAGGAGTTGAGGAGACCGACATTGTGCTTGTCATAGCAGGCTCATCTGCCGGTAAACGGGATTTCACGAAATTAGCATTAGCCGAACTAGGTGAGGTCATAGTGCATGGGGTTAATATAAAGCCCGGCAGACCACTTCTATTAGGTTTTGCCAATGGCAAACCGGTCATAGGGATTCCCGGCTTTCCGGTCAGCACTTATATAACGTTTAATCTGTTCGTAAAACCGATGATTCTTACGTGGCTTGGAGCTTCAGAAAATGCGGTTGACTCTATAACGGCTGTTAACTCACGTAACATCAGCTCCACCATTGGGCAGGAGGAATTTGTCCGTGTAAAGGTCGGTATGGTGTCGGAGGAGTTTATAGCGACCCCGCTAAGCCGTGGAGCCGGGTCGTTGATGTCTTTAGTTCGGGCGGATGGCATTCTAAGAATACCGGCAATGAGTGAGGGAGTTGGGGCAGGCACAAAGGTTGATATCGAGTTGATTACAACAGTCTCTGAGATAATGGACACGATAGTTTGTATCGGCTCTCATGACAACACACTGGATGTTTTGTTTAATCTGCTAAGGAAACGCAGCACGGGCTATTCGTTATCATCGGCACATGTTGGCTCAATGGGTGGCATAATGGCGATAAAGCGAGGTGAGGCTCACATTGCGGGGACTCATCTTCTGGATGAAGCATCGGCAACCTACAATGTGCCGTTTATAGAGAGATTTCTTGCCGGAGAGGATGTGATTTTAATTAACCTTGTTCACAGAGAACAGGGGCTTATAGTAAAGCGGGGCAATCCAAAGGGGATAACAGCAATCAGCGACCTTAAGCGCCCTGACATTACATTTATAAACCGGCAGGCAGGCACAGGCACACGGCTCTTAACCGATAAGTGTCTCATAGAGGCTGGAATTTCAGCAGATATGTTAAAAGGCTATGACCGCATTGAATATACTCACATGGCAGTAGCATCGGCAGTAGCCTCAGGGGTAGCCGATACCGGAATGGGGATATTGTCGGCAGCTGTTGCGCTTAATCTTGATTTTATACCAGTTACGCAGGAAAGGTACGATTTTCTGATGAAAAAAGAGTCATATAAACTACCCATGGTTGAAGAGTTGCTTGATATAATCAGAAATGATGCGCAATTCAGAGAAATCACCACAAAAATGGGCGGCTACGACATGTCACAAACCGGCAAGGTTATGTACTGTAATTTTTAG
- a CDS encoding efflux RND transporter permease subunit, with product MIAKIIDFSGRNKFVIFLLVTFLIIWGVWALERTPLDAIPDLSDTQVIIYTDWSGRSPDLVEDQVTYPITSTLLAAPKVTAVRGYSFLGSSFIYVIFEEGTDIYWARSRVLEYLQTVRSKLPQDVNPILGPDATSLGWGFSYALVDGSGKHNLAELRSMQDYNIKLAIESVPGVSQVASVGGFVKQYQVSIDPNRLLAYNLPLNKVMEAIRKSNRDVEGRVVEYSGAEYMVRGRGYIKNVKDIEDIPVGTNGNGTPVYVRDIGSVRLGPEIRRGLAELDGKGETAAGIVVVRFGENVLNVIERVKEKIKNDIAPSLPEGVKLVVTYDRSELINRAIDTLKDEIIKLSIAVSVVCIVFLFHLPSALVVILTLPVAIIMSFIAMYYIGVTSNIMSLSGIAIAIGAMVDASIIMVENAHKKLDEWESHGSEGSRFEVVLEAAKEVGPSLFFSLLVITVGFLPVFTLQDQAGRLFKPLAYTKTFAMLFSSFLAVTLTPVLMTLLIRGKIRPEEKNPLNSLLHKIYEPVAGFSLKHRKSVIVAAVILMVLTIYPYKKLGTQFMPPLYEGTLFYMPVTVPGLSISESAKLIKLQDRIIKSIPEVAQVFGKAGRAETATDPAPVEMFETVVNLKPESQWRKGMTVEGIKNEMNSALSIPGVSNSFTMPIKARIDMLATGIRTTVGIKVLGPKLEQIEQIGLDLEKAIKDLPGTRSVYAERVMTGYFLDFKVKREAAARYGLTVEDVEEVIQTAIGGMNVTTTVEGRERYPVNVRYFRDLRQSIDDLGRVFVPVMMPQKRNLSSQGMGGTTVTESAGLLRVPMSELADIEIVKGPTNIKSEEGLLVSYVYIDYSGSDVGGYVEKAKEKAKAVKIPSGYRLKWSGEYEYLVKTFERLKTVIPLTVFIIFVLIYFNTQSVVKTFIVLLAVPFSLVGSFWLLYLLNINMSIAVWVGMIALAGLDAETGVVMLLYLDLAHDKWEKEGRLNTAEDLRECIMYGAVKRIRPKIMTVSVILAGLIPVLFSTGAGSDVMKTIAAPMVGGVVTSTILELIIYPAIYSIWKS from the coding sequence ATTTTTGATTATATGGGGCGTGTGGGCGCTTGAGCGTACTCCTTTGGATGCAATCCCCGACTTAAGCGACACACAGGTGATCATTTACACAGACTGGAGCGGCAGAAGCCCAGACCTTGTAGAGGATCAGGTCACATACCCGATAACATCCACTCTGCTTGCCGCCCCAAAGGTTACAGCCGTGCGCGGATACTCTTTTTTGGGAAGCTCCTTTATATATGTGATATTTGAAGAGGGTACGGATATTTACTGGGCACGGAGCCGCGTACTTGAGTACCTGCAAACTGTAAGGAGCAAGCTGCCGCAGGATGTTAATCCAATTTTAGGCCCTGACGCTACAAGTCTTGGCTGGGGATTTTCTTACGCTTTAGTTGATGGCTCAGGTAAACACAATCTTGCCGAACTTCGCTCCATGCAAGACTATAACATTAAACTTGCCATAGAAAGTGTGCCCGGAGTGTCTCAGGTGGCAAGTGTTGGTGGTTTTGTTAAGCAGTATCAGGTAAGCATTGACCCTAACCGGCTATTGGCCTATAACCTTCCGCTAAATAAAGTTATGGAGGCAATAAGGAAAAGTAACAGGGACGTTGAGGGACGTGTAGTGGAGTACTCCGGGGCTGAGTACATGGTAAGAGGACGCGGTTATATTAAAAACGTAAAAGATATTGAAGACATTCCGGTAGGTACAAATGGAAACGGCACTCCGGTTTATGTCAGAGATATAGGGTCGGTGAGGCTGGGCCCGGAGATTCGCCGCGGTTTGGCAGAACTAGACGGTAAAGGGGAAACTGCCGCAGGCATCGTAGTGGTGCGTTTTGGTGAAAACGTCTTAAACGTTATAGAGCGGGTTAAAGAAAAAATCAAAAATGATATTGCACCAAGTTTGCCTGAAGGGGTTAAACTTGTTGTCACCTATGACCGCTCTGAGCTCATTAACAGGGCTATTGATACGCTTAAGGATGAAATCATAAAGCTATCCATAGCTGTGAGCGTTGTCTGCATAGTGTTTCTGTTTCATTTGCCAAGCGCACTTGTTGTGATTCTAACACTGCCTGTAGCCATAATAATGTCTTTCATTGCTATGTATTATATTGGTGTTACGTCAAACATAATGAGTCTAAGCGGAATAGCTATAGCCATAGGTGCAATGGTGGATGCCTCCATTATAATGGTGGAAAACGCCCACAAAAAGCTTGATGAGTGGGAATCGCATGGCTCAGAGGGAAGCAGATTTGAAGTCGTATTAGAAGCAGCCAAAGAGGTAGGCCCGTCGCTTTTTTTCTCTTTACTTGTAATAACTGTGGGATTCTTACCGGTCTTTACTTTACAAGATCAAGCTGGCAGATTATTTAAACCCCTTGCATACACTAAAACGTTTGCGATGCTGTTTTCCTCGTTTTTAGCGGTAACGCTTACTCCTGTTCTTATGACATTACTCATCAGAGGTAAGATTCGCCCTGAGGAGAAAAATCCACTTAACTCGCTGCTTCATAAGATATATGAGCCGGTAGCAGGGTTTTCACTAAAACACAGAAAATCAGTCATCGTAGCGGCAGTTATTTTAATGGTACTAACCATCTATCCATATAAAAAACTGGGAACTCAGTTTATGCCGCCACTGTATGAAGGGACATTGTTTTACATGCCGGTAACAGTGCCGGGGTTGTCAATTTCAGAATCAGCCAAACTCATTAAACTTCAGGACAGGATAATAAAGTCAATCCCAGAGGTGGCGCAGGTGTTTGGCAAGGCCGGGCGAGCTGAGACCGCAACCGATCCTGCGCCGGTTGAGATGTTTGAAACAGTGGTTAACCTTAAACCGGAATCACAGTGGCGAAAAGGAATGACAGTAGAGGGGATAAAAAACGAAATGAATTCGGCGCTTTCAATTCCCGGCGTGTCAAACTCCTTTACGATGCCAATTAAGGCGCGGATTGATATGCTGGCCACGGGGATTCGAACGACAGTGGGAATTAAAGTGCTGGGGCCAAAGCTTGAGCAAATTGAACAAATCGGACTCGACCTCGAAAAGGCAATAAAGGATCTCCCAGGCACACGGAGCGTGTACGCCGAGAGGGTAATGACTGGTTATTTTCTGGACTTTAAAGTTAAACGAGAGGCTGCCGCCAGATACGGCTTAACGGTAGAGGACGTGGAGGAGGTAATTCAAACTGCCATAGGCGGCATGAATGTAACAACCACGGTTGAGGGAAGGGAGCGGTATCCGGTCAATGTGCGGTATTTTAGAGACCTTCGCCAGAGCATTGATGACCTTGGGCGGGTGTTTGTTCCCGTCATGATGCCGCAAAAAAGAAATCTCTCATCGCAAGGAATGGGAGGCACTACCGTTACAGAATCTGCCGGACTCTTAAGGGTTCCTATGAGTGAGCTTGCTGATATTGAAATCGTTAAAGGGCCAACCAATATTAAAAGTGAGGAGGGACTTCTTGTTTCCTACGTCTATATAGATTACTCAGGTTCTGACGTTGGCGGATACGTGGAAAAGGCCAAAGAAAAAGCAAAAGCTGTGAAGATACCGTCCGGATATCGTCTGAAGTGGAGTGGCGAGTATGAATATCTTGTAAAAACTTTCGAACGGCTGAAGACAGTGATTCCACTAACTGTGTTTATCATATTTGTTTTGATTTACTTTAATACACAATCAGTGGTAAAAACATTTATAGTGCTCTTAGCGGTGCCGTTTTCTCTTGTTGGCTCGTTTTGGCTGCTGTATCTTTTGAATATCAACATGAGCATAGCAGTGTGGGTTGGGATGATAGCCCTTGCCGGGCTTGACGCCGAAACCGGAGTTGTAATGCTTCTGTACCTTGACCTTGCCCACGATAAGTGGGAAAAAGAGGGCAGGCTTAATACGGCTGAAGACCTGAGAGAGTGTATAATGTACGGAGCGGTTAAACGCATCCGCCCAAAAATTATGACAGTAAGTGTTATTCTTGCCGGGCTTATACCTGTACTATTTAGCACAGGTGCTGGCTCTGATGTAATGAAAACAATCGCTGCCCCTATGGTCGGAGGAGTCGTCACTTCAACTATTCTTGAATTAATAATTTATCCGGCTATATACTCTATCTGGAAAAGTTAA
- a CDS encoding Uma2 family endonuclease encodes MSVIQGIRAVIDKTVGFMQYSTMITGTMERNLDLTEIINGEEIMGPSPFFKHQRIVSKLHLTIGQYVKKNMLGEVHIYPLDVIFDEGVNRLQPDILFIRKENLSIAKDWIRGVPDMVCEIISPGSYEMDTAVKKAIYEKYRVPEYWIVMPEPQTIEILTIESDKYKLHSVAAFEGVVTSKVIEGLQVNVNDIFE; translated from the coding sequence TTGTCGGTGATTCAGGGGATTAGGGCTGTAATTGACAAAACCGTTGGGTTTATGCAATATTCAACTATGATTACAGGGACTATGGAAAGAAATTTAGATTTAACTGAAATCATCAACGGAGAGGAAATCATGGGGCCTAGTCCATTTTTTAAACACCAACGAATTGTCAGTAAATTACATCTTACTATAGGTCAATACGTTAAAAAGAATATGTTAGGAGAGGTACATATATATCCGCTTGATGTAATCTTTGATGAGGGTGTAAACAGGCTACAGCCCGACATTCTTTTTATCAGAAAAGAAAACCTGAGTATTGCCAAGGATTGGATAAGAGGCGTACCGGATATGGTTTGTGAGATAATATCTCCAGGCAGTTATGAAATGGATACTGCGGTAAAGAAGGCTATCTATGAGAAATACAGAGTACCGGAGTACTGGATTGTTATGCCGGAACCTCAAACGATTGAGATATTAACCATTGAAAGCGATAAGTATAAGTTACATTCCGTGGCCGCATTTGAGGGTGTTGTTACATCTAAAGTCATAGAAGGACTTCAAGTTAACGTTAACGATATATTTGAGTAA